In Nitrosophilus alvini, the following are encoded in one genomic region:
- the uvrC gene encoding excinuclease ABC subunit UvrC, with amino-acid sequence MSKANEKLKNDIKNLPDKPGVYQYFNKEGRLLYIGKAKSLKKRVKSYFRFSPHFCPAPNLSPRIFKMASEVDALEYIIVENENDALILENSLIKQLKPKYNILLRDDKTYPYIYINMSEEFPRFEITRKVIKGKNIKYFGPLSTAAKDILDSIYELFPLVQKKGCLNQKKACLFYQIKRCSAPCEGKISTKEYKNIVDEAKKYILDKKTLIKKLEAKMSRLSAELRFEEAAEIRDRIERISKSEIQSNIDLARVEDIDIFAVYSEKGKASIVRMFMREGRVISSSSNIIRYDDTKGFDVDEAYKRAILDFYSVDSPITSKKIITAHDFSDRKTVESFLSQKLGKKITISTPKKGNKLNLAKLAILNAKELLKKQSKEKDDILLQVMKLLKLENYPFRIEIFDNSHIKGSIPVGAMAVYENGKFKKNDYRHYNLSSKDEYSQMREILTKRCNSFSKNPPPDLWVIDGGETLRRLAQDILQSFGVDIDVVAISKEKIDAKAYRAKGKAKDLIYTKNELFRLQPTDKRLLFLQKLRDEAHRFAIKFHREQKLKADRRISILKAKGIGEAKLKKLLDYFGSFENIKSASFSDLCSIIDEKSAKNIKNADF; translated from the coding sequence ATGTCGAAAGCAAATGAGAAATTGAAAAACGATATCAAAAACCTTCCTGACAAACCGGGAGTCTATCAGTACTTCAATAAAGAGGGCAGACTTCTTTATATCGGCAAAGCAAAAAGTCTCAAAAAAAGAGTCAAAAGCTATTTCAGATTTTCACCGCACTTCTGCCCCGCACCAAATCTAAGCCCAAGAATTTTCAAAATGGCAAGTGAAGTGGATGCTCTAGAATATATAATCGTTGAAAATGAAAACGATGCACTTATTCTTGAAAACTCCCTCATAAAACAACTTAAACCCAAATACAATATTCTTTTAAGAGACGATAAAACATATCCCTACATCTACATAAATATGAGCGAAGAGTTTCCCAGATTTGAGATAACCAGAAAAGTTATAAAAGGGAAAAATATCAAATACTTCGGGCCTCTTTCCACCGCAGCAAAAGATATACTCGACTCCATATACGAGCTTTTTCCGCTCGTTCAGAAAAAAGGATGCCTCAATCAAAAAAAAGCGTGCCTTTTCTATCAGATAAAAAGATGTTCTGCTCCGTGCGAAGGAAAAATTTCCACAAAAGAGTATAAAAATATAGTAGATGAGGCAAAAAAGTATATTCTGGACAAAAAAACACTCATAAAAAAACTTGAAGCTAAAATGTCCCGGTTATCGGCAGAGTTGAGATTTGAAGAGGCTGCCGAAATCAGGGACAGAATCGAACGGATCTCAAAAAGCGAAATACAGAGCAATATCGATCTTGCACGAGTAGAAGACATCGATATTTTTGCTGTATACAGCGAAAAAGGCAAAGCTTCTATTGTCAGAATGTTTATGCGGGAAGGAAGAGTGATTTCAAGCTCTTCAAATATAATCAGGTACGATGATACAAAAGGATTCGATGTTGATGAGGCCTACAAAAGAGCTATTCTTGATTTCTATTCTGTCGATTCACCTATAACTTCCAAAAAAATCATCACTGCACACGATTTTTCGGATAGAAAAACTGTAGAGTCTTTTCTTTCGCAAAAACTGGGGAAAAAAATAACAATTTCCACCCCAAAAAAAGGCAATAAGTTAAATCTTGCAAAGCTTGCAATACTTAACGCAAAAGAGCTTTTGAAAAAGCAATCCAAAGAAAAAGATGATATCCTGTTGCAGGTTATGAAACTTTTGAAGCTGGAAAATTATCCGTTTAGAATAGAAATTTTCGACAACTCCCATATTAAAGGGTCAATTCCGGTAGGCGCAATGGCTGTATACGAAAACGGAAAGTTCAAAAAAAATGATTACAGACATTACAATCTCTCTTCAAAAGATGAATATTCCCAGATGAGAGAGATACTTACAAAAAGATGCAACAGTTTTTCGAAAAATCCACCTCCCGATCTTTGGGTTATAGACGGCGGAGAGACACTAAGACGTCTGGCACAGGATATTTTACAAAGTTTCGGCGTAGATATTGATGTAGTTGCAATATCTAAAGAGAAAATAGATGCAAAAGCATACAGAGCAAAAGGAAAAGCCAAAGATTTGATATATACTAAAAATGAGCTCTTTAGATTACAACCGACAGACAAAAGACTTCTCTTTTTACAAAAATTGCGGGATGAAGCCCACAGATTCGCCATAAAGTTTCACAGAGAACAGAAACTAAAAGCCGATCGTCGCATTTCTATTCTAAAAGCAAAAGGTATTGGGGAAGCCAAGCTTAAAAAGCTTTTGGACTATTTCGGATCATTTGAAAATATAAAATCGGCCTCCTTTTCTGATCTTTGCAGTATCATCGATGAAAAAAGCGCAAAAAACATAAAAAACGCAGATTTTTAA
- the nadB gene encoding L-aspartate oxidase, whose translation MIYDYIIVGAGIAGLYAALNIPENKKVAVLSKEPLWECNTFYAQGGVATARDEKDINDHIEDTLKAGCGLCNKEAVEIMSQNSILVINDLINRGFEFDTDEEGNLLFTREAAHSRNRILHAGGDATGRLLHKFLIENCSHKVFESVEVADLLVEEGVCYGVTVKKEGKLKNIYGKNVFIASGGVGSLYEYHTNANTISADLQGICLEKGIELADMEFLQFHPTVFILSHRARKLLLTEALRGEGATVVDEKGRRFLFDYDSKGELASRDIVSRAIYDYKLKGHKVYLSFENFEEEFFRYRFPTIYKNFKELGFNVPRQKVPVSPAFHFAMGGIKTDLYGKVPGFENLYAIGEVACTGVHGANRLASNSLLEGLVFSRRAVEVALINNFEPKSKKFPVLREKLIKENDKDIKNELRRVMWEKVGIIRKREKLQSAFDFICESEKKDIGRFLKLRLLCAKEIVKSALARKESIGAHYIED comes from the coding sequence ATGATTTACGATTATATTATTGTAGGTGCGGGTATAGCCGGTCTTTATGCAGCACTGAATATTCCCGAAAATAAAAAAGTGGCAGTTCTCTCAAAAGAGCCTCTCTGGGAATGCAACACTTTTTATGCACAGGGTGGTGTGGCGACAGCCAGAGATGAAAAAGATATCAATGACCATATAGAAGATACGCTTAAAGCAGGCTGCGGACTTTGTAATAAAGAAGCAGTCGAGATAATGAGCCAAAACAGTATCCTTGTCATAAATGACCTGATAAACAGGGGCTTCGAGTTTGATACAGATGAAGAAGGAAATCTACTGTTTACCAGAGAAGCTGCACACTCCAGAAACAGGATACTGCATGCAGGAGGAGATGCAACTGGAAGACTACTACACAAATTTTTGATAGAGAACTGTTCCCATAAAGTTTTTGAAAGCGTTGAAGTTGCTGACCTGCTTGTAGAAGAGGGGGTGTGTTACGGAGTTACTGTAAAAAAAGAGGGAAAACTTAAGAATATCTACGGAAAAAATGTCTTTATTGCCAGCGGAGGAGTCGGGTCACTTTATGAATATCATACCAATGCAAATACTATAAGTGCCGATCTGCAGGGAATCTGTCTTGAAAAAGGCATAGAGCTTGCAGATATGGAATTCTTGCAGTTTCATCCTACCGTTTTTATACTCAGCCACAGAGCAAGAAAGCTTCTTTTGACAGAAGCTCTCAGAGGTGAGGGTGCAACTGTTGTGGATGAAAAGGGAAGAAGGTTTCTTTTCGATTATGACTCTAAAGGAGAGCTTGCTTCAAGAGATATTGTAAGCAGGGCAATATATGATTATAAACTGAAAGGTCACAAAGTCTATCTTTCGTTTGAAAATTTTGAAGAGGAGTTTTTCAGGTACAGATTTCCTACTATCTATAAAAACTTCAAAGAGCTTGGTTTTAATGTGCCCAGGCAGAAAGTGCCGGTTTCACCTGCTTTTCATTTTGCGATGGGAGGCATTAAGACGGATCTTTACGGAAAAGTTCCCGGTTTCGAGAATCTCTATGCTATAGGTGAAGTGGCATGTACAGGGGTGCACGGTGCAAACAGACTTGCGAGTAACTCTTTGCTTGAAGGATTAGTTTTCTCCAGAAGGGCTGTAGAAGTTGCTTTAATTAACAATTTTGAGCCGAAAAGCAAAAAATTTCCGGTTTTGAGAGAGAAGCTAATCAAAGAAAATGATAAAGATATAAAAAATGAACTCAGACGGGTTATGTGGGAGAAAGTAGGAATTATAAGAAAAAGAGAGAAACTCCAAAGCGCTTTTGATTTTATATGTGAGAGTGAAAAAAAAGATATAGGAAGATTTTTGAAGCTGAGACTGCTTTGTGCCAAAGAGATAGTAAAAAGCGCACTTGCCAGAAAAGAATCGATCGGAGCTCATTATATCGAAGATTGA